A section of the Ictalurus punctatus breed USDA103 chromosome 8, Coco_2.0, whole genome shotgun sequence genome encodes:
- the LOC108268744 gene encoding uncharacterized protein LOC108268744 — protein MLYTDLRLKMMTLIWITAMLFNKIDSAQTNDVSQPDPMIIAGVGDNVTLHCFILREDNSGSIVWYKQKVGHEPCVMVTVLQQTSFEDEFKSPRFSIKKEERNYHLKIVNVEPSDEAVYYCGYRKFLTRFGNGTFLSVKGDGDVKVSVFQSGVSDSVPAGASVTLQCSVLSERRSAELQVLWFRAAPPQSHPQIIYTHHNSSHQCESGSSTHTCVYNFSKNILSLNDTGTYYCAVDVCGKIIFGNGTRVQLEESVDPVVIFLAVSLGVCVVVIFTHAVTCKGGNCECCTGKTQDSMVKKTPNQSRDAVELNFAALHVNKRRRKGERARDNVYSEVIYSSVS, from the exons ATGTTATACACAGACCTCAGACTGAAGATGATGACGCTGATATGGATTACAGCGatgctttttaataaaattg ATTCTGCACAGACAAACGATGTCAGTCAGCCGGACCCAATGATCATTGCTGGTGTGGGTGATAACGTGACTCTGCACTGCTTTATACTGAGAGAAGATAACTCTGGATCCATCGTCTGGTACAAGCAAAAAGTCGGACACGAGCCTTGTGTAATGGTCACAGTTCTACAGCAAACCAGTTTCGAAGATGAGTTCAAGTCACCGAGATTCAGCatcaagaaagaagaaaggaattACCATTTAAAAATTGTTAACGTGGAACCATCAGATGaagctgtgtattactgtggATATAGAAAATTTTTAACAAGGTTTGGAAATGGAACATTTTTATCAGTGAAAG GTGATGGAGATGTAAAAGTGTCAGTGTTCCAGAGCGGCGTGTCGGACTCGGTTCCTGCAGGAGCGTCAGTGACTCTGCAGTGCTCGGTTCTCTCTGAGAGAAGATCAGCAGAACTCCAAGTGCTCTGGTTCAGAGCTGCTCCACCACAATCCCATCCtcaaatcatttacactcatcACAACAGCAGCCATCAGTGTGAGAGCGGctcttctacacacacctgtgtgtacaaCTTCTCCAAGAACATCCTCAGTCTCAATGATACTGGAACTTACTACTGCgctgtggatgtgtgtgggaaGATCATTTTCGGGAACGGGACACGAGTACAGTTGG AAGAATCTGTGGATCCTGTAGTGATCTTTCTCGCTGTATctttgggagtgtgtgtggttgtgatcTTTACTCATGCTGTAACGTGTAAAGGGGGAAACTGTGAATGTTGCACTG GGAAAACTCAAGATTCTATGGTAAAGAAAACACCAAATCAG AGCCGTGATGCAGTGGAGCTGAATTTTGCTGCCTTACACGTCAataaaaggagaagaaaagggGAACGAGCTCGTGATAATGTGTATAGTGAAGTGATTTACTCTTCTGTTTCTTAG